The Daphnia pulex isolate KAP4 chromosome 7, ASM2113471v1 genome includes the window TTTGTAGCGGCTCACTGCAATCGCACACAGTAACCTTAAATGCTACCAGACCTCTGACACACAGCCCGAGAAGCAGCATGACTTGAAGAGAAGACATCCTCATGCTATTTAATAGTGATGGGCCGTTATTGGAGTGTCGTTAGTAATAGAAAAGTTAGAGCGGttattgtaaaagaaaaaaaggcgccaTTTCATACTGTTTTATGCTTACCTGACCCCAGAAATACcgtcaaacaaagaaaaagttgaccGAAGGCGCACCTTTTTAGTATACGCACTAGCTGCTGCAAAGTTTTCTTTACTAACGAAAAACATTCGTTATCGTTAACGGCACATCACTACTAATTAAGACGGAGAATGGATAGAACAATGAAACAGAACAATAAAATAATGGAACAAtaacaatttggaaaataggacaaataaagaataatttgatacggcaaaataaaactgcaaggagaaggaaaatcGAAAGTGTAGCAATGACTTAAAGCCActagaaaacaataaattgaaTCAAAGAAGAGCTCGAACACGGGACAATTAAAGGAGGGAATAGAACAAAAATAACggaaataactttaaaaattaaattgcggaattatttaaaagagagaaatagaatCAATAGAAACGGAAAGACAACTTCAATTGAATGCggagaaattaaagaaataaaatcaagatatATGGTGAACATAACTTTAAACTGGGGTAAAACTGAAAGGAGAATAAAATCAAGTAAATGGCAAAATAACTTTAAATCGAAGTGAATgagaataaaatcaaaatacatgATAAACTAACTTTAACTTGAAGCGACAGAAttaaaagggagaaataaaGAACGGAAAAATAACTTTAGAATTTGAAGTGAAAGAATTAAATCAGACTACATggtaaaaataactttaaattgaagtttgaaatgaaagagaataaaattaGAATGGCATGGTGAAAATAACTTTGAATTGAAGTgcggaaaaattaaaaggaaagaataaaacaaaaatacatagtaaaaaaaaaacgtggtTCAGTTTTTATGTGGGGACAggaaaaaggacaaaacaacaaaattaaactagaatagaaaagaatgtaaaataaaactgagagaaagagagaaaaattctaGAGAAAAGTAACTTGAAATAACGAACAacagtgaaaaagaaagagaacttaaaaattgaaagaacgaaaaatagagagaaaagtaaggtaaaaaataatacaataactTGCAATTGAAaggacggggaaaaaaaatagtaacaTGAAATTCTAAAAGGATGGCAAAATCAATtgtaggaagaagaaaattgagaaGTAACTAACATAACATGACACTATAACTaccggaaaaacaaaagaataatttcTCTCCATTTGACACCTTCTTCTCTACACACTTCACctaataataaacaacatAGAAAtatccttcttttcttctttacctaGGCAATTCATGTGCCATTTAACTCCACTCCTCACTCCGCAACTTCatctaatctttttttctaatttttttttttttttgtttaacttttttaacttattCTTAAAACGTCGCCGTACACGATTTTTACATTCCGTGATTCCGACTTCGTCCAGTTCGTTTTCATTCGCCAGATTACCATAGCGTTTGGTTTgtcgtctattttttttctggttattACTTCCTTCGCTATTGTTTGTTCCTTCTCTTTCATCCCTTGCCTTGCCTACGTCACCCCGAATGGTTGATGACGTCGAAGACGGTAATATGACGGGTGGCGTCAAGGGCGCGGCAACTCCTATTTCACTATCGCAATCCTCGCTTTCCCAATCGGTATCGTTATCCTCTGACTCGCACCGCTCGTCGTCTACCttgtttctttcactttcatcTGTTTGTTGGTCGATCGCTTCGGACGCTTTTGTCGTCGCTTCTTCATAAAGTGGACAAGACTCATCTTTCCACAGCATTGTTTCGAATAGCGGTTTAACTCTATTAACGTGCACGCGTTGCGTGTTGTAAGAGGTATCCACAATATCCAAGGTTTTGTTTGAGTAGACTTTTATCACACGAAAGGGACCTTTATATTTGgaggtaaattttttactgTCGCCTACTTTAACAACAACGACATCTAATAAAACCGTGTCGCCTactttatatttaaattctttagCCCTTTTATcgtattgttttctttgtatttctcttgccttttcattttcttctttcactcgTTGGAATGAAAACCGCAATCGATTCATCATATTTCCCACGTAGTCTGATAGAGAAATATTCGTTTTTGGTACTGCACTAAGAAGTTCGTTTACGGGAATGTTAGCGTCCCGTCCATGAAGTATAAAATGAGGTGTTTCTTTGGTGGAAGAATGAACGGAATTTCTGTACGCAAATAATAATGGGTCGATTAACTCTTCCCAATCTTCATGAGCGCCATCCTGTAATTCTTTTCGTAACATTGTTGTAAGAGTTCTGTTAAAACGCTCGGTCTCTCCATTGCTTGCCGGATGATAAGCAGTGGTCAATTTGTGTTTAATGTTAAGTTTGTcgcaaaaatatttgaataattttgaagTGAAATTTGCGCCACGGTCTGACACAATAGCTCTTGGAAACCCATGACGCGTCACGACGGTGTCAAATAGGCATTTAGCTGTTGTTAGCGCCTTTTGATCTTTTAGGGCGACAGCTTCAGGCCAGCGAGAAAAATAGTCGGTAATTACTAGAATGAATTTGTTCCCATTTGGCGACGAAGGAGTAATCGGACCCAAAAAATCTATTCCAATTACTTGAAATGGCGCTTGCGCAAGGTCGTGTGGATGAAGACAACCTCtcagttttgattttgaatttgaagtaCATTCCACGCACGCCTGGCAAtattcttttatgtcttttctCATAGTCGgccaataataattatttttcactcTTAAATACGTACGTAAGAATGCAAAATGTCCTCCCATCGGCCCGTCATGTATCTCTTTCACTACCTGTAGGCGAAGTGAAAGGGGAAGGACTAGTTGGTGATTTATCTCAtttcttttactcttttttgtCATAATTTCTCTTCGATAAAGGATGCCATCGATAACTTCAAAATACTCAATCTCTTTGGCCCAGTctggtttgttgttttcaaattttttatctaATATTCCGTTATCtaaataattctttatttctttgcaTAATTCGTCCTCGTTTTGACTGTCACAAAtaatatttactttttcttctgtttgtgttgttgttaagCTAGTCACTTTTAGTCTGGACAGTGCATCTGCATTTTGGTGCACTCGTCCCGGTCTGTATCGAATTTCGTATGGGACTCCGGCCAGTTCTATGGCCCATCTTCCGAGTCTACCATTGctatctttttgatttttcagccATTGAAGAGCTGCATGATCCGTTATTATCTCAAAAGGTTTATCCAATAAATAATGTTTAAAGTGTTTAATGGCAAAAACTATGGCTAGTGCTTCTTTCTCCGTCGTATGATATTTGATCTCTTCTTTCCGTAGCTGTCGGCTTGCGTAGGCTATCGGGTGTTCTTCTCCATTTTGTATTTGGGACAGAACAGCCCCAATACCGTAATCACAAGCATccgtaaataacaaaaactttTCATCAAAATTCGGGTAAGCAAGAACAGGAGGCGTTATTAGACGGTCGCGTAACGTCTCAAACGCCTTCTGATCTTCCTCTGTCCAAATAAATGGTTGTTTAAGCATAtctttgtgtgtttttcttgttaaaggcCTCGCTATTGCGCCAAAATTAGGCGAAAATTTTCGATAGTAACCAAGCAACCCGAGAAAGGATCGAACCTCATCGGCCGATGTAGGTGTCTTATAATTTACTATTTGCTCGACTTTCGCTGGGTCTGGTTTAATACCTTCAGGTGTGATCAAATGACCCaggtaggggagactggagtaaaacgggacggtttttgttttccccctatatctcccaaactaattatttaatttctttaaaattttgtttttatgtattccataTTGTAATaaaccccccatattttttatataatttaataaagaactatttccccataaaatacCTTTAAAGTTTCCTCAGATTTGTGGGGGGGGCCTATTATTTTGGGTCAttgaggacactggggtgggtggtaagggacgtcctccgttttatcttttaaatacatttaaaaaattgaaaaaaaattgaaaaagtgttccactgcatagactctttgagtttataaatgtttcaatttgattattttggtaatgaaccttttttcttatataaacaaaatttcttatggagcagtaggatatcctgcgttgccaggtcaGTAAATCAAGCCTCTttaaaatgctgtacgctgattggcccgtaactgtcccaaaatagtcaaaaacagctgtcccgatttcccaattatgactctttttttttaaagttcatactgtctaaactaatcgatctaaaattctaatttttgttttaaacgatcaagaaatgaatcagcttcatttccatattaaatttacatgccattagcgtttatttatttctataaacataaaatggcggagacaaaaatttcaaaaaaaaactgttttttttagttttgtcaataactcatgcagttattgacaaaaatcaaccaaatttcatgcctAAGTAGATTATACGTATTTACAtaacatgataaaaaaattttaaattttattaacatctaatatttcccccccccccactgtcccttttgacccggtgtcccgttttactccagtctcccctaatTGACTGATTTTTGTATAAATTggcatttcttcatttttaacgTTAACTTCGCTTCTCTTAATAATTGAAACACATGGCGAATATCTTTCAAATGATCTTCGAACGTATCTGAATATATGATTAGGACGTCATCCAAATAAACCAACGCCTTTTTCCCCAAGACGTCTCTCAGGGCATAATTCATTAAACTTTGGAACGTCGGAGGCCCATTGCACAATCCAAAGGGCATCCGTGTGAATTGATAAAGATTATCCTCAACTACAAACACTGTTTTTTCTCTAGCTGATTCTTCTAACTCGATTTGGTAATATCCAGATGCTAAATCCAGTGtagtaaagaatttttttccgtgTAATTTATCTAGTAACTCGTCGATACGAGGCATTGGAAAAGAATCTTTCTTTGTAATACTATTCAACTTCCGGTAATCGATGCAAACCCTGATCTCCCCGTTCTTTTTAACAACTATTACTACTGCTTGGGGCTGCCCAGGCGGAAATTGATTCTTCGATAATACCTGCTCTTTTTAAATCGTCTAATGTTTTACGTAATATCTCAATATACTTTGGATTTATTCTGTAAGGGCGCATTCTAATAGGGCCCTTACCCTGTGTGTCTATAGTATGCTGAATTAAATTAGTACTCCCTAGTTCGGAAGCACGATTAGCAAATaatgttttgaattcaaaaattaaattattaagtgGTAGTTGGTACTCGGACTCTACAACTGGATAAACGAACAAATCAGCTTCTTTACTGTCTTCTCATAAGCTcccttctttgtttttaacttcaaCTTTTCCCACTTCCCCTTCCCTTCCCCCTTTCCCACCCTGTTCTCCTGTCCCTTTGTGTCCCCTAGTTTCATATTGTCCCCTAGTTTCATAGTGTCCCCTTGTTTCATATTGTCCCCTTATTTCTCTTTGTCTGACTGTTTCATTTTGTCCCCCTGTTTCTATTTGTCTGCTTGGTTCATATTGTCCCCTTGTTTCTATTTGTCTGCCTGTTTCTTCCGTTCCCCCCATCCATTCCCGCTGTCCCATTTTGACTACCGACGACTTCAATACTCCCTAGGTGAGTAGCTCTCGGTATACATACACTTTCTAATGAATTATTTACGATTAACATGTTATAAGTAGGCTACCATCCTTTGAAACGGTGttcacaaaatcaaaaatttctaaCCCTTTGGGTAGTTTATCTGcttgagaaaaaacaaaagtagcTGTCGATAGAACATAAGGAAACGATCCTTTCGTTTTTGCTTCAATCACCAATATAGATTGTCGTGGTACTTTTACTCGTTGTTTGGACACAATTGATATCTCTGGTGAGGCCACTTGACCAGAAGCTTCTCTAGCTAAATATATACTTTGATTTTCCCCATCCACCGTAAATCCGTGGCTTCTAATCGCATCCCACCCTAAAATACAGTCTTCTGATATCCCATCAGTAACAACAAATTCTTGCAAAAGTTGTGTCCCTCTATAATATATTGGTAAAGTAACTAATCCTAAAGTATCTAATTTCTTATCGTGCACGTCGTACaaatcaaaatcgggtttactGCAGGTCCCCCGACTTCTctgtggaatttttttaagcaaGTTCGTGTTTATCACACTTCTTGCTGCCCCAGTATCAAATAGGGCTTGGAAACTAATGTTGAAACTAATAAGAGGAATGCGAGGAGTTAAATTGCTTGTCTTCGTGGTTATTAGTCTAGAAATGCGTCGggttttttcaagattttggCTATCAACTGACCCGTGAAAACAGTTGATACCTAATTGTTTCCCTGATTGGGTGGAGGCCCTGGTAAATTAGGATTACCAATTTGTGACCGTTTCAGACACTGGTAGGCCAAGTGTCCGATTTGCCTACACATATAGCGAATCGGAGGTTGTGCATTTTCTAACATTATACGTTGATATTTGAAACAAACGTCCTTGCTGTGGCCTTTCAACTTACAAAAGTCACAAATATTGTCTGATCTGGGAGGGCGAAAGTTTGATTGATTCGGGGGAGGCGGGGGGTTGTTCTGTAAATACGAAGGTGGCCTAAACTGTTGATTTGCCTGCTGATACTGCGGTCGAGGTTGCCAGTTTGGCTTGCCATTGAATGGTTTGTTTTGCTGGCTATTGTAGCTGGTGGGTGGGTGATATGACGACCCAAACTGATTCATTCCCTGCTGCCCAGGTAGTAGGAAAGAAACATGTTTATTTGACTGATGGGTTTGctcattactttttttaaataaaaaatcaacggCTTTTGAGAGTTCTTGAATATATGAAGACATTTCTGACTGCTCCGTACCAGTAGCAACTACCGGTTTTGATCCATCTTTCAAGGCCGCCACCAGAGCGTTCACGGACTCATTCTGCTTTTCAACAAGTTGTTTTAATTCTACCATTTCGAGGCTTTCACGCAGTTTCGAATCAGGAGGTTTATTTATGACATTGACGAATTCCTGTATTCCCTTACTTCCCTCAATCGTTTCTAAACGTATCGAATATTTTCTTGCCTCAGAAACTAACTCGTCGAATGTTTTAAACGCCTTATACTTTACTTTCATTTGAAGTTTCTCATCTAAACCgtcaatgaatttttgttgtaaGATTATTTGAAAAGAGTCCTGCGTGTACGCGTCTGGATATGCGTACTTGAAGATCTCTTTCAAGCGGATGGCAAAATCGTAAATTTTTTCTCCGGGTTTTCTACTAgctttcttaaatttttttaaatatttttctgctgTTTCATCTCCATGAAAATGGTCAATTAGCCTGTCTTTAACTGTGGCATATTCGTCCGCGCCACTTTCCAAAACGTATTTGGTTACTTTCTGAGCTCTAtctgtcatttttttatataattctAAGATCACTTCTTCGTCAGAAAATCCAGAATTACTcacgattttttcaaatgtatcTACCCATGAATCGAATCTTTGTAGAGGCCCACCCGAAAAACAAGATAAAGAATGTAAACTTGACCTTGTGTGTTGGCTTTTCGCAAAGTCAGACAGCTCTGACCCCCTCGTACACCCATTACCGTTACTACTCGCCATTTCGATTATGTCGGGGTCTATTCTAAGATTCCACGCCGTTGTCCCGGTTGAACGAACGTTACTTTTAGTCTGAATCCTATTACTGGGATTCTTCTCTGTTGACCCCGACTTCGTCTGATTCTCCTGCCTATCTGCTGGCAGTTCTCTTCCGCCGGGCGAGTTGTGAACGCGAGAACTTGTCGTAAGGTCTTCTTTGCCTCCCTCAAGTGAATGTTCCCTAACTGTACCAGAGCTTGACTCCGGTTCCTTAGAGGAGGAAGATGGTTTAATCTGCTGCTTAATCTGGCTATCTCTGAACGGAGAGGCTGAACTGGAGTTATCTTGTTGACTTCCGTTAAATAAGTCCCTAtcgtttgaatattttctagAAATGTGTTTTGGAAGCTTAGACGACTTTCTGTTAAGAAGAAAGAGGTGTTTCCAACCTCCTTTGCAAGGTTGTGATAATCCCCTTCCTCGTCTAGTTCTTGCAGTTCTCTTCTTGGtgagaaatctaaaaattcctttccttcttttggcaCGAAGCCGAGAAACTCGTGAAGACTCTGAGCCTGCCCTAGAAGAAACGTCAGAACTCGTCTTGCCTGCTCTAGCAAGGTCTCCACTAAGTGTCGCAACTGTGAGTCGGTCCTCGCTAGGATCGCTACACGCTCTAATAATTTCTTCTGGAGATTCCTCCTCTCTTTGAGCCCTACCAGAATGCGCGTTAATGCCGTCAACTCCGTTAAGTCGATCGGGGTTTGATTCGTTTCCCAAGTCTGAAGATCCTGCAACAACCGAATCAGTTGTTCCCAAACCAGCTGATTGCCTGATCTGAAATCCCTCTTCCGCTCCCGTACGTTCTTTAGagccaaaacaagaaatggaaGCTGACTGGTTAGGATTGGAAACTGTGCAGTCTTGTCCACCACTACGTTCTGATATATTTGGTGAATGTGATTGACTAACCTCACTGCCATCGGAATAAGTCCTCTTTCTCAAAAAATGTGCAACCCTATTTGTAAAACTGCCTACTGGCGACTTGCGAAAAGAGGAATTAAAAGAGGAAGTATGTTGGGAAGGAGAATTTTGCGGGGAAGATGTTATAGGAATCTGGCTTACTTCCAATCTAGCAGATCTTCCGTGAGCCCAAGCTTCCGcgtaaacttgaaaatgtttttttaacaaaagttAACTAGTCCAATGAACGAGTGCGAATAGTGTTGACGTGATCGACTTGATACGAATAAGTTTAAGTTCCAATCCAGCAGTGTTATAATAAGTGTTTCTTGCAAATTCGAAACGAAACTCTGCTGTAGTCAATACTCAAAACAACGCTGCGATACgcaaataaattgttattttgaacATATGGAATTCGGACTGCGGGCGAGTCATCGGACGCGGTGGAACTAATATCAAGAGACTCGAAGTATGAAGTAAGTTTTCTCAAGGAAAATCTTCCCATCACCGAAGGAGATGTTATGAGTCGCATCGACGCTTGTAGCGACGTTATTAAAAATCTACCTGTACCGATCGAATGCAGGAAACTGGATCTCAGTAGTAAGAACGTTTATTCCtccagttattttttttcaacagctTAGCTGTGTGCATCAATCGCCCATCTCCCGAAAACAAATTCGTTGCCATCTGAGGTAATTAAGACAGGTGCCGTTCAGTATACCAAATACTTCAAGCCGGATCTCGATagtttttcgggtttttttttaattaaagtcaAATGATGATTGCTGGACGGTCAGCCTTGCCATCGGTGTAGTTGTTGTCTTGCAATGACGCGCTCCCTCCTCGTGACAATCCGAAGGAATCGGTGAATGAACCCCGTCAACGGAGTTGGTGCTGGTCACTGATGTGCGTACGGACTTCCTAAATTCTTGGCGTTGCGTATGGGTTGAGTTGTATGAGAAAACACGAAAGTGTCGAACCATGCTCTAATATAGGCTAAATTACACCTGACGACGGGACGGTCAATAGCCAAGTACTGTTGAGCGTTCATATCGTTTGTATCGATTTCCAACACTTGCTTCTCATTGTCAACTCTGTATCGTGAATTGACTCATCGATCACAAAATAACTAACCTCGCACCCATTAATTAATAAAGGGGGCTGCTGATAGCGTCCCGCTTTAGATAGTTACCGTAGTAGGTAAGTAAACaattttgtaaaaacaaacaattgagTGGAATCGGTTTTAAACTTTTGGTTTTCCTCTCAACTCCTGTACGTAATATTAGTCTTAACAACTTAACGTTTTAGAGGTCTTATACGAAagacaaaatgtaaaaaatgttaaaattagtatcgttaaagaaaatgatgaggCTTAGTACGCAGCTGAATATAATTGTGTTATTCAAAACAGCCAAAAATAGGCTAGACGAAACACGCAAAAACTTGTTTGGAGGTCAAATGCTATAGGCTACCGCTGCAGGTGAAATGCTTTCTGTCCTATTGTGCCCCGTTATTGTGCCCAAtgttctgaagaaaaaaaacgagaacaaCACTTGTAGACCGAAAGGAGAACTGTAAAGACGcacaacattttcattcgTGTCTTGCGTAATTATTTACGGGGAAATCCGTTCGGCTGGAAAATCTGTTTTGAAATAGTAGGCTGAGTAAATTTTGCAACCAGTAGCTACGTATTTCCTCGCTGAAAAATAGTAGTGATTTTAATCAAAGTGGGAACCATTGACTGTCACCTCAGACCTCGCGTTTGTTTACTCCGGTTTATTCAGTTAttacacttttcttcttttaagtttttttgcagttgattAGAGCCTGAATTATATTATAACGTGAGATATAATTCAAGTGAAAGTCAACAGGTGTAGTCAGTATGACAACGGTGAAAATGTCTTCGATGAACAATTGGCTTGGAATCCTTTTGTTATCAATGTTACATCTCGTGGACGCCGAGAATTTGACGGATTGGAACACTGGCGACGGCGGATTCAAGTGGCGGGCCAACTGTGATTTTCCCGGCGACGATATAGGTCAAGTTCTCTTAACAACTGCAACCCGAGAAGAGTGTGGCCGACTTTGTATTGCCAACCCGCAATGCAGCCACTTTGTGTTTGGTTATCTGGAAAAGTGTTACATGAAGAATACGCCATCAACGACACACCGTCAAGACATCGATTATGAAAGCACGGCCATTTGCGGTTTCATTCCCTGGAGATTTGAATCTCAAATTGGTATTTAAAAGCATAGCCATtgacaaaatgaatttgaatccaAATAATAttgtgaaaaaatatttatgttatTCAGGAAGGGACGACTGGAAATCTACAAGCGAAAGTGGTGCTCATAGCTGCAGTTTTTATGGCAACGACAGTTTGATTTTGACGACAGATTGCCGACAGGCTGAAGATTGCTCCCTATGGTACGACCAGGTTCTTCCCACTAATGGTTCAACAGCCTGTAAATTATTAGACGGAAATTCAGGATCGTGTTGCCCGGTGCTCCCTAAAATCACTATAAAGTTCCATGAAGAAAGtctgtttaaatttttatcctgctaaatgaattattaattgattCTTCCGTCTCTACTTTATTAGCGCAATACATTAAAATGATCCCCGATGAGAGGGAGCGAATAATCGACGCGGGAACAAATCTCACTCTGACGTGTGTCTACGCCTTTGAAGacgaatatcaaaagaaaaattataatttttcgtGGGAAATTCCAGATTACTTAATCAAAAACACTGAAGTATAGATTGACATTTGACTTTATACCCTCGCacttcatttttatcaaaatattttctctcttgattAAATAGTTAAGCGACTTGGACAGTCGTCTTCGCAAAACGTTTGGGAGGAACGAGACTCACATGACATCGACATTGTCCCTGGTAAATGCAAGAGCCAGAGACACTGGAAACTTCGGTTGCAAGGGCATCCCGTACGGAATTGCAAACACGTTTACCGTCAGTCAATACGTCTATGTTTTCAGTTCGTTATATTgttcatagaaaatttttcactGTATAAAGGAATGGTCAATctctgaaattattttattttaagatgATTCGGAACTTGTTATTATTGAAGGCAACGAATTTTACTTCGAAATTTCTCAAGATCAAACTAATTTTCCCGTCAAGTGCATTCCAACCCATCCGGATGTCAAGGTTTCGCTCATCCACAGACATCAATACACAGCAAGAGGCCAAAACTGGTTGGAACCCAAAGTAAGTATACATTTTAAAGTCTCTTTGGCAATAAACTAAAATGATAGTAAATTAATATTGGGttgcaaattttttaacaGGCCGATTTGTTAGAAGAACTATGTTCGACTTGgtgtttcaataaaaaaagtggactTAATCTCAAAAAAGCGAAAATCGACGACTCTGGCCATTTCGAATGCATAGGGACCTACAAAAATAAGACGAATTTACataatttctatttgtttgTCAGTGGTAAGCTTATTACTAAATTGGTGTAGTCCGTTATTATACTCAGTcatttacaaaatgaaaatctaatAGGAATGGAACTGAAAGGAGTTGATGGTGCAGGTGATCCTTATTTTGAAGGAATTGACGTTACTTTAATTTGCCGAACTTACCAATATACCAAGTTCTCTTCTCCACCAAACTGGTCCTACCGAATTAATGGAAAAGAGCAGATTCACATCATTGATGAAAACAATTCACCTGAAGGTCTGAAGCTACTTTATTCGATTGCTGGAGTCATTCGCCTATTAATTTAAAgaattacaaataaaacattcaggtattgaaataagaaaggaCTCATTTGACTATAGTGGTAAAACACTTTACGAAAATCAACTTCACATCTTCGACATCAGTCCAAAAGGCTATAGCTTTCAATGCCAAGGAAGTGGTTTCATTGATTATGTATGGAAAACATTTCTCGCCAAAGGTTGGTTGTTTAACCTTCCTTATTccggaaataaaattatttcgatCGTGCTCAATCGCGTGCTAATTCGTCGTAATTCTggctttgaaaattttcagaattacATGGGGACTTGAAACATAAATCTGTTCAATTAGAGAAAGATATCGCACAAAACTTGACTTGCTTCCTAGGATCTCAAAATGCTTCGACCAAATGGTTAAAGGTGAactgttttcatttaaaattaattctttcatttaaaaacattcatCAAGTATTACATTTACAATAGGATGAGAAAGAATATTCAGGACAAGTTTACTCCGTGGGCAACTCTTCAATCTTACCGCTTTATGGAAAGATGGGTGAAAGCGGAAGCTACGCTTGTCAGTGGAAAGTCAGCTTTCCAGGTGATGCGAAATACAGAAATTTCACCGTTTCTTTCCTCGATAAAATTCCAGTAAATGACAAGACCGTCACTATCGCCGTCCCTACAATATTTgcaattttacttttcatcCTATTTGTCTCCGTTGGagtgaaattttattatgacaAGGTAAACTTatggaatttattatttagcaAGTAACGTCATCGGGAAACTTACCGACGTTCTTTCATTATTTGCTGCTGGCCATTTGAAATGTCAACCAAAAGAAACGACGAGTTTCACAGGAAGCGTTCGTTAGATTGCTGAATGGAAATGCCAAGCAAATTAATAACCAATCACCAATAGAAGAGCAAGTAGAATACCTACCCTATGATAGACGCTGGGAATTTCCAAGAAATCGTCTGCAACTcggttcatttttattttctagctTCATACGTTAAAATTAAACGGAATAACGACTCTCATTACTGTAAACTTATAGGTATCCAATTGGGAACTGGTTGCTTCGGCCGTGTAGTCAAAGCGGAAGCAGTGGGACTCAAAGACTCTGAAGAAGCTGTCAAAACAATAGCTGTCAAAATGGTTCGGTCGCAAGCTAATATCGCAGCAATGGAAGCCCTCATCAGTGAACTGAAAATTCTCGTCTATTTGGGATCACA containing:
- the LOC124198241 gene encoding mast/stem cell growth factor receptor Kit-like isoform X1 — protein: MTTVKMSSMNNWLGILLLSMLHLVDAENLTDWNTGDGGFKWRANCDFPGDDIGQVLLTTATREECGRLCIANPQCSHFVFGYLEKCYMKNTPSTTHRQDIDYESTAICGFIPWRFESQIGRDDWKSTSESGAHSCSFYGNDSLILTTDCRQAEDCSLWYDQVLPTNGSTACKLLDGNSGSCCPVLPKITIKFHEETQYIKMIPDERERIIDAGTNLTLTCVYAFEDEYQKKNYNFSWEIPDYLIKNTELSDLDSRLRKTFGRNETHMTSTLSLVNARARDTGNFGCKGIPYGIANTFTVSQYVYVFNDSELVIIEGNEFYFEISQDQTNFPVKCIPTHPDVKVSLIHRHQYTARGQNWLEPKADLLEELCSTWCFNKKSGLNLKKAKIDDSGHFECIGTYKNKTNLHNFYLFVSGMELKGVDGAGDPYFEGIDVTLICRTYQYTKFSSPPNWSYRINGKEQIHIIDENNSPEGIEIRKDSFDYSGKTLYENQLHIFDISPKGYSFQCQGSGFIDYVWKTFLAKELHGDLKHKSVQLEKDIAQNLTCFLGSQNASTKWLKDEKEYSGQVYSVGNSSILPLYGKMGESGSYACQWKVSFPGDAKYRNFTVSFLDKIPVNDKTVTIAVPTIFAILLFILFVSVGVKFYYDKKRRVSQEAFVRLLNGNAKQINNQSPIEEQVEYLPYDRRWEFPRNRLQLGIQLGTGCFGRVVKAEAVGLKDSEEAVKTIAVKMVRSQANIAAMEALISELKILVYLGSHLNVVNLLGACTKQIHKGELFVIVEYCRFGNLQTFLINHRNSFVNLVDEFGNLKTQHEIESNNFTSGKLIHRSKAEENPSQAETSDFQAYGCSGMNSSCEILNANLTDFNLEEELDGNLDRSISTTNLISWSFQIARGMDYLVSKKVLHGDLAARNILLADDGVAKVADFGMAKKMYYEDCYEKRGQGLLPVKWMAIESLTDRIFSSQSDVWSYGIVLWELFSLGRVPYPGMDVGHILMKEILNGYRMDKPELAPKFFGEMMADCWKSDPKERPTFSQMEKVICGHMESSVSSDYLNMNAVYVKLNEDKENASPKEHFGLAKLLREKSETQSKRDATRHSSFPIRFSKKR